The Periophthalmus magnuspinnatus isolate fPerMag1 chromosome 15, fPerMag1.2.pri, whole genome shotgun sequence genomic sequence ACATTACAAATGCTGTCACAAagagttaattaaaaaaatacatttaaaagagactttggatttaaaatgtcttattatAGATTATAGAAGTATTGAATGTAAGCAGACTATTGGGCAGGACACTGCCTCCTGTGGAGTTACTGATGGATGCCTGTTCCCAAGGCTAAAGGAAAAGCTCACAGAGGGCAAAAAGTGCACTCAGGGCACATGTAAGAATTGGGGTTACAAGAGTGCGCAACAAGACATGGTTAGAGCACATGAGTCTGGGGGAGCACACAGCCGAGAGAAAGCCTTTGCTGAGGctaaattttgaatatttgaacttatttgaactatacataAATCATGGTTTTGgtcataaaaatatacatatttttgagcagttttttaattaaagtaaCTAAAACCATAATAAGATGCTGGTTTGACTGTGTGTTCCTCTATTATGATTCACTGGGCTACATTGGGCTCATACTGAGCCGTCATTAGCTACACTGGCATCTAAAACTCCAAGACACAATCCTGCAAACTCAACCTTAAATCTATGGTTTTAATTCCACATGGGATTTGACAGTGTTAATGTCATGCAGCACACAGATCACTGATCAATCCCACACTGACGACTAATTAATAGCGCACTCAAATCAATGAGTAGCGTACGCAATCAAACGCCTTTACGCAATGGTACAATTGGCTAAATGGTCCATTGAGTGCGCATTAGGTGTTAATCTGTGTCTTTCATGTCATGctaaattgtacaaaataatataacttttaattatagtttaataaCAGTCTTGGAACAACATAGTGAGTAAAGGTAAATAGCTATGCACAGTGCGCACCAAACGAGTAGAGCGCTGATGGGACGTAGTGGTTTCCCAGTGGCTGCTGAAGGGGTGCCAGTATGGTTAATGGAGTTTATTGATGCTAGACTAATTAATGTCTGATTTAAAGTGATTCTGGCCTTGCGCGCACGGCTCACTCTGCACCACAGGTAAAGAGCATTTGAGAGGTCAGGGGAGGGCCGGAGGGTGGGGGTGTCTGCTTTTGTTCTACAGAAAAAGGGGGCCTGTTCTTGGTGCTGCGACCTGCCATTTTAACCGGGGGTGTGAATCTGACGCGGGATAGATGTGAGAGAACAGAGACGAGTGCGCACCAAGGAGTGATAGAGCAGACAGTGCAGGCAAACAGTGCACGGACTACGGCTATTGGACACGGGTCGGACTGGGACTGGGATACAGTGATGGATTGTGGAACACGGAACAGGTCCTGATCGGACAGTCCTGGGGCTTTTCTGTCGGGATTTTGAATTTGTGGGAAGTTTAATTGCGTCTACAGCGGCTCAGAAGGAGCGCATGATGATGGTCCCTGCGTATAGTTTTCGGCATCTGTAAGTGACCCTCCACTGCGGGCTTGGTCCGGTCCAGTTGTTTTAGATGTAGCCTACATGAACACCTGATTTAAGCTGCTTTTGTTGTTATCCGCAGGTTGGTGCATTTCCTGACATTCTGCTATTACGCACAGGTaagtttttaatatatttggcTACTATATTAGATTGTGTGTGTTAAGACTATAATTCAGCAGGGTATGTATTCAGTCCATATTCATTCATAAGAATCAGTCCACTTTTCagtcaaatataattacacatgGAAAAGTAAGTAAATGTAATCATCGatgtaattaaacaaaataaaaaattaaactcaatttaaatgtgttaaaactacGGTGGGCGAAACTAGATTTGACCCATTTTTTTAAGCATAGCCTAAATGTCTTGAGCCACTGAATTACATTATGCTCTACGCATCTTCTTGTGTCTGAGGGTGGCATTTAGACTTTTTGGTCAATTGTCTGCGCGAGTTGCAGAAGCATGGAATGCTTTGTTAGAACAAATACTCATGCGGTGCCGTCTAATTTCTGACAGGTAACCAATCAGTCCCCGCCTAATTTCACGCAGCACGTGAGTGAGCAGAGCCGGGTGACGGACCGCGTGAGCCGCAGACTCATTCGCATGTATCAGCTCTACAGTCGCACCAGTGGCAAGCATGTGCAGGTCCTGCCCAACAAGAAGATCAACGCTATGGCTGAGGACGGAGACGTTCACGGTAAGGCCGCAGCGCACGCACCTATACTGCTGCGGTAGTCCATGGGCCTGCTGCAGCTGCAGGCTGTGGTCACTGATCATCTGTGAAGCACAGAGCAAAGTAGGGCCGATATATTATGCAGTAATAACCTTTTCCTTCAGCAAAAATAAGAAATGTGTATAGAACTATTATTTCAGATGCCAGAAtacatttttggagtttttaaaaTAGTCACTCATTCTTAAATAGTGAAGAGATTGTTCTAAATGGTTTAGTTGTTGTCATTACTCATCTATTCGTTCATCTTTCTGCTCCACTGGGATTAAAACGGGATCTTTAGCAATAATAAAGTAAACTAATGACTGTTCTTTTGTATGTTTAGCAAAACTTATAGTGGAGACTGACACATTTGGCAGCCGAGTCAGAATCAAGGGAGCAGAAACGGGCTTCTACATCTGCATGAACAAGAAGGGCAAACTCATTGGCAAGGTATGCAAGCCCTGCTGTTTTTCAtaactttaaacattttttgggTTGCATATGAATGTGGGATCAGCATTCTCTATaatgacaaattaaaaaaatttgcCTAT encodes the following:
- the fgf8a gene encoding fibroblast growth factor 8 → MMMVPAYSFRHLLVHFLTFCYYAQVTNQSPPNFTQHVSEQSRVTDRVSRRLIRMYQLYSRTSGKHVQVLPNKKINAMAEDGDVHAKLIVETDTFGSRVRIKGAETGFYICMNKKGKLIGKKNGQGRDCIFTEIVLENNYTALKNACYESWYMAFTRRGRPRKGSQTRQHQREVHFMKRLPKGHQHPQPVHHRPFDFIHYPFNTRTKRTRYSFEH